The following are encoded together in the Nocardia sp. XZ_19_385 genome:
- the zwf gene encoding glucose-6-phosphate dehydrogenase, producing MAGTAEVSKNPLRDERDKRVPRIAGPCSMVIFGVTGDLSRKKLMPAIYDLANRGLLPPGFALVGFARRDYAQEDFAQVVLDAVKAHARTPFRQEVWDHLAEGFRFVQGSFDDDAAFAKLAETLAQLDKERGTGGNHAFYLSIPPDMFPVVLDQLSEHKLAHGPGPVANGREPWRRVVIEKPFGHDLKSAVELNTLVNGVFPEETVFRIDHYLGKETVQNLLALRFANQLFDPIWNANYVDHIQITMAEDIGLGGRAGYYDGIGAARDVIQNHLLQLLALTAMEEPISFQPKQLQIEKIKVLSATKLVAPLDETTARGQYSEGWQGGEHVVGLLDEEGFDPQSRTETYAAITLEVDTRRWAGVPFYLRTGKRLGRRVTEIAIVFKRAPHLPFDQTMTEELGQNALVIRVQPDEGITMRFGSKVPGSSMEVRDVNMDFSYGEAFTESSPEAYERLILDVLLGVPSLFPVNEEVELSWSILDPVIDHWAAGGKPESYEAGTWGPSSADEMLERTGREWRRP from the coding sequence ATGGCCGGCACAGCAGAGGTCAGCAAGAACCCGCTGCGTGACGAGCGGGATAAGCGGGTTCCGCGCATCGCGGGCCCGTGCAGCATGGTGATCTTCGGGGTCACCGGCGATCTGTCCCGGAAGAAACTGATGCCGGCCATCTACGACCTGGCGAACCGGGGGCTGCTGCCCCCAGGTTTCGCGCTGGTCGGGTTCGCGCGGCGCGATTACGCGCAGGAGGATTTCGCGCAGGTCGTGCTCGACGCGGTGAAAGCGCACGCGCGCACGCCGTTTCGCCAGGAGGTCTGGGATCACCTGGCCGAAGGGTTCCGTTTCGTGCAGGGCAGTTTCGACGACGACGCGGCCTTCGCCAAGCTCGCCGAAACGCTGGCACAGCTGGACAAGGAACGCGGCACCGGCGGCAATCACGCCTTCTATCTGTCGATTCCGCCGGACATGTTCCCGGTGGTGCTCGATCAGCTCTCCGAGCACAAGCTGGCCCACGGCCCCGGGCCGGTCGCCAACGGGCGCGAGCCGTGGCGGCGGGTGGTGATCGAGAAGCCCTTCGGGCACGATCTGAAGAGCGCCGTCGAACTGAACACACTGGTCAACGGGGTGTTCCCCGAGGAGACGGTGTTCCGCATCGACCACTACCTCGGCAAGGAGACGGTGCAGAACCTGCTGGCGTTGCGTTTCGCGAACCAGCTGTTCGACCCGATCTGGAACGCCAACTACGTCGACCATATCCAGATCACCATGGCCGAGGACATCGGATTGGGCGGGCGCGCGGGCTATTACGACGGCATCGGCGCCGCACGCGACGTCATCCAGAACCATCTGCTGCAGTTGCTCGCGCTCACCGCGATGGAAGAGCCGATCAGCTTCCAGCCCAAGCAGTTGCAGATCGAGAAGATCAAGGTGCTCTCGGCAACCAAACTCGTTGCGCCCCTTGATGAGACGACCGCGCGCGGACAGTATTCCGAGGGCTGGCAGGGCGGCGAGCACGTGGTCGGGCTGCTCGACGAGGAGGGTTTCGACCCGCAGTCGCGCACCGAGACCTACGCCGCGATCACCCTCGAGGTGGACACCCGCCGCTGGGCCGGGGTGCCGTTCTACCTGCGCACCGGAAAACGCTTGGGGCGCCGGGTCACCGAGATCGCGATCGTGTTCAAACGCGCACCACACCTGCCCTTCGATCAGACCATGACCGAGGAACTCGGCCAGAACGCACTCGTCATCCGGGTGCAGCCGGACGAGGGCATCACCATGCGATTCGGCTCGAAGGTGCCCGGATCCAGCATGGAGGTGCGCGACGTCAACATGGATTTCAGCTACGGCGAAGCGTTCACCGAGTCCTCCCCCGAGGCCTACGAACGTCTCATCCTCGATGTGCTGCTCGGGGTGCCGTCGCTGTTCCCGGTGAACGAGGAGGTCGAATTGTCTTGGAGCATCCTCGATCCGGTGATCGATCACTGGGCCGCGGGCGGTAAACCGGAGTCCTACGAGGCGGGCACCTGGGGTCCGTCCTC
- the tal gene encoding transaldolase produces the protein MSQNENLAALSAAGVSVWLDDLSRDRIQSGNLAELINTRSVVGVTTNPTIFQGALSQGHAYDKQVKDLAAQGADVDSAIRTITTDDVRSACDVLAGVYEASGGVDGRVSIEVDPRFAFDADKTTAQAIDLWKTVDRPNLFIKIPATEEGLPAISAVLAEGISVNVTLIFSVARYRAVMGSYLDGINKAKIAGHDPAKIHSVASFFVSRVDTEIDKRLEAIGTPEALELRGQAGVANARLAYAEYQDVFDGGKHTSTYSHLASSGANRQRPLWASTGVKNPDYSDTLYVTELVAKNTVNTLPEKTLEAFADHGETRGDAMSGTADEAQAVFDKLTAVGIDLDDVFRVLEREGVEKFEKSWEELLTATAEELRGAGSN, from the coding sequence ATGTCGCAGAACGAGAATCTCGCCGCCCTCTCCGCGGCCGGTGTCTCCGTCTGGCTCGACGACCTCTCCCGGGACCGCATCCAGTCCGGCAATCTGGCCGAGCTGATCAACACCCGCAGCGTCGTCGGCGTCACCACCAACCCGACCATCTTCCAGGGCGCGCTGAGCCAGGGCCACGCCTACGACAAGCAGGTCAAAGACCTTGCCGCACAGGGCGCGGACGTGGATTCGGCGATCCGCACCATCACCACCGACGACGTGCGCTCGGCCTGTGACGTGCTCGCCGGGGTGTACGAGGCGTCCGGCGGCGTCGACGGCCGGGTCTCCATCGAGGTCGACCCGCGCTTCGCCTTCGACGCGGACAAGACCACCGCCCAGGCCATCGACCTGTGGAAGACGGTCGACCGCCCGAACCTGTTCATCAAGATCCCCGCGACCGAGGAAGGCCTGCCCGCGATCTCCGCGGTGCTGGCCGAGGGCATCAGCGTCAACGTGACGCTGATCTTCTCCGTCGCCCGCTACCGCGCGGTGATGGGCTCCTACCTCGACGGCATCAACAAGGCCAAGATCGCGGGCCACGATCCGGCCAAGATCCATTCCGTCGCTTCGTTCTTCGTCTCCCGCGTGGACACCGAGATCGACAAGCGCCTGGAAGCGATCGGCACCCCGGAGGCGCTCGAGCTGCGCGGCCAGGCCGGTGTCGCCAACGCCCGCCTCGCCTACGCCGAGTACCAGGACGTGTTCGACGGCGGCAAGCACACCTCCACCTACTCGCACCTGGCCTCCTCCGGCGCCAACCGGCAGCGGCCGCTGTGGGCGTCGACCGGTGTGAAGAACCCGGATTACTCCGACACCCTCTACGTGACCGAACTGGTAGCGAAGAACACGGTGAACACGTTGCCGGAGAAGACCCTCGAGGCCTTCGCCGATCACGGCGAGACCCGCGGCGACGCCATGAGCGGCACCGCGGACGAGGCGCAGGCGGTCTTCGACAAGCTCACCGCGGTCGGCATCGACCTCGACGACGTGTTCCGCGTGCTCGAACGCGAAGGCGTGGAGAAGTTCGAGAAGTCCTGGGAAGAGCTGCTTACCGCCACCGCCGAAGAACTGCGTGGAGCAGGGAGTAACTGA